One Micromonospora sp. WMMD1120 genomic region harbors:
- a CDS encoding helix-turn-helix domain-containing protein has product MMSQRNSDVSAQVRAEVTCAAENVPFTPGQARACTVREVLDRVGGKWSIGILVAASHGPVRFTELERHVEGISRRMLTLTLRQLERDGLLHRTVYPTVPPKVEYTATPMALELYESLVALTNWAERHRRAIAEARTRYDAEHGG; this is encoded by the coding sequence GTGATGTCCCAGAGGAACAGCGATGTGTCCGCGCAGGTCAGGGCCGAGGTGACCTGTGCGGCCGAGAACGTGCCGTTCACTCCTGGGCAGGCACGGGCCTGCACCGTCCGCGAGGTGCTGGACCGGGTCGGCGGCAAGTGGAGCATCGGCATCCTGGTGGCCGCCTCGCACGGGCCGGTGCGCTTCACCGAGTTGGAGCGGCACGTGGAGGGGATCAGCCGGCGGATGCTCACCCTGACGCTGCGGCAACTGGAGCGCGACGGCCTGCTGCACCGGACCGTCTACCCGACCGTGCCACCCAAGGTCGAATACACGGCGACCCCGATGGCGCTGGAGCTGTACGAGTCGCTGGTGGCCCTGACCAACTGGGCCGAGCGGCACCGACGGGCCATCGCCGAGGCGCGGACCAGGTACGACGCCGAGCACGGCGGCTAA
- a CDS encoding TetR/AcrR family transcriptional regulator, whose product MARAVSETHGEILAAAARRFAVTGYRGTSLQDIAGEVGCSKATVLYHFANKEALLAELMAPAIGVLRDLDDQLTGLTGAAAQAAAAEGFVDLAVRFRREIAVLRGEFPELLCQPAFAHIQQISDRLRDALAGNSDRPGARVAALVLLAGISEACAEFADITDDDLRAALLALVRRAVEPVEAPVPHPPTTEDKDS is encoded by the coding sequence ATGGCCAGAGCGGTGTCGGAGACGCACGGCGAGATCCTCGCCGCGGCGGCGCGGCGGTTCGCGGTGACCGGCTACCGGGGCACCTCGCTCCAGGACATCGCCGGAGAGGTGGGCTGCTCCAAGGCCACCGTGCTCTACCACTTCGCCAACAAGGAAGCCCTGCTCGCCGAGCTGATGGCACCCGCGATCGGCGTGCTGCGCGACCTCGACGACCAGCTCACCGGCCTGACCGGCGCGGCCGCCCAGGCGGCCGCCGCGGAGGGCTTCGTCGACCTCGCCGTCCGGTTCCGGCGGGAGATCGCGGTGCTGCGCGGCGAGTTTCCCGAACTGCTCTGCCAGCCGGCCTTCGCGCACATCCAACAGATCTCCGACCGGCTGCGCGACGCGCTGGCCGGCAACTCCGACCGGCCGGGCGCCCGGGTCGCCGCGCTGGTGCTGCTCGCCGGCATCTCCGAGGCGTGCGCCGAGTTCGCCGACATCACCGACGACGACCTGCGCGCCGCCCTGCTCGCCCTCGTCCGACGGGCCGTCGAGCCCGTCGAAGCACCAGTGCCCCATCCACCCACGACAGAGGACAAGGACTCCTGA